The Archangium primigenium genomic interval GCTGCCGCTCATCACAACTCCTTTACTGCTCTCGCAAAGAGGTGAACGTCCAGGCGCCAGGCCCGCCCCTCCTCCTTTGGGGCCGGCGACCCGGGCCGAAAGGGCAACTGTAGGAAGGAGCTTGTGCCCGGTCAACGAAAGCCGCCCAGCCTCCGGCACATCTCTGTCATGCTGACGCGCCGTGCTGTCCATCCAGGAACTGCGCGCGCTTGGCGCGTCACTGACCCCCGGGGCGTTTCGGCGTCAACTCGGCCCCTTCGTGCTCGTGCAGCGCCCGCCGGGTCGGCCCGCGTCCGCGGTGCTCGAGCCCACGCGCGTGGCCTCCGCGGACGCCATCGAGAAGGGCATGCTGACGCTGCTCTTCGAGTTCGAGGACCTGCTCGTCACCACGCTGCCGCCCCTGGCGCGCGCGGAGGAGCTGGGGGTGGGTCGGCTGCCCGACTGCGACGTGTTCATCGACGACGCGTCGGTGTCCAAGCGCCACGCGGTGCTGCGCTGGAGCGACACGCCCGCGCGCTGCACGGTGCGCGACCTGGGCTCCACCAACGGCACCTTCCTCAACGCCCACTCGCTGGCCACGCGTGAGGCGGTGCTCAAGGACGGGGACATCCTGAGCTTTGGCAACGTGCAGTTCTGGTTCCTGATGACGGACACGCTGCACGCGCGGCTGCGCTCGCCCCGGCGCTAGAGGCTCAGGGCAGCGTGCCCGCGGCGGGGTTCTTGCGCGCGGCGGAGAAGGCGCCCTGGAGCGCGTCCACCGAGCCGCCCATCTCCCCCGCGTACTGCACGGCGTGGATGGTGTAGAGGTTGAGCACGTCCTCCAGGCGGCGGAACACCTGCTGGAGGCTCACGTTGGCGCGCGACTCGAGCGCGCAGTGCGCCTCGCGCTCGCGCAGCCGCGACAGCCACTGGGTGCGGAAGTCCATCCAGCGCTTGTCCACCGAGCGCGCCTGCTCGGAGGCCCGCACCAGCTTCTCGCGCTCGGACTCCAGCTCCGTCCACAGGGCGCTGGCCGCGTCCAGGCACTCGCGGTAGCTGAGCACGGGCTCCACCACGGGCTGCCGGGGCGGCGACATCGCCACCACCGAGCGCGTCACGCCGACGATGATCGCCATGCAGAAGGCGACCACGACGGTCATGTAGAGCGCGTAGGAAGCGATACGGAAGGGACGGTAGCGGGGATCGGGAGCGGACACGCGGGCCGTGTCTTAGTCACCCCCGAGACCCCTGGCAACAGGCGCGCGCCGGGCGAGGCCTCCCGGAGGAGGCCTCGCGGACATTCACTGGGCCGGAGCGGGCGCGGGCACCGGCACCGGGACCAGCGCGGGCTTGGGGGCGGCGGGGGCCGCGGCGGCCTCGGTGGCCCCGGAGCGCTGCCGGCGCACCGACGACTGGCGGCTGCGCATGGCCGGGGCGAACTCGCTGTTCGGGTAGGTGTTGAGCGCCTCCTGCACCGTGGACAGCGCCTTGTCCAGCTGGTTGGTCTCCTGGTACGACTGGGAGAGCAGCAGCATGGCGTAGTCGCGCGTCTTGGACTTGCGGTCCCCCTCGACGAAGCGCGCCAGCAGCGGCACCGCCTGCTCGTGCTTGCGCTCGTTGTTGTAGGCCACGCCCAGGAAGAAGGAGGCATCCAGCAACTGCTCGGGGGGCGGGTTCATCGCCACGAAGCGCGAGATCTCCTCGATGGTCGTCTTCATCTCGTTGCGCCGGAAGGCCGCCTTGCCGCGCTCGAAGGCCGAGTCGCCGATCTCCCGGCGCAGCGCCGCCGCCTTGTCGTTGAGGGCCGCGCGCTCCAGGGGCGTCAGGCGCGAGGTGTCCAGCTTGACGAGCTCGTCCACGCCCTTGAGCCGCTCGTCCCCGGGCAGGTTCGTCATGAGCCGGTAGACCTCGTTGGCCGAGCGCTGGGAGGTCTGCACCGCGGTCTGGTCCGCGCGCTGCTTCTCCAGCTGGCCGGACAGCTCCGCCACGGTCTTCTCCAGGCGCTCGCGCTCGGCCGTCGTGTTGGAGCTGCGCGCGGAGCCCACGAGCACCGCCCCACCGATGCACAGCGCCGCGAAGAGCACGTACGCCACGCCCGAGGAGATCCACTGCCGCTTCTGGAGATCCTCGTGACGCTTGCCAATCGCCTTCACCTCCGCGTGGAGGTTCTTGAGCAGATTGTCCGTCTTGATCACGAGGTTGCGCGCCTCGATGACCTCCTTGCGGATCTCACTCAGTTCCTTGGAGTCGTGATCGGACTTCATGTCGCCAGCAGCCATGGACATCTTCCTGTTGGGCCCGGTGGTGCTCTCGGCCTCTTCGCGCATCGTTAAGGGCTCCCTCGGGCGGCCTTGACGACCCCCGGTCGTGTGACATCGGCCGGACCAACAGGCCGTGCACCCCGGTGAATTTCCATCGCCCCTCCGGGGGAGCCCGGGGACCAGGGGGACGAGCGCCTGTCGAGGGCGCCTTTACACTACAAGGGACGGAATGGCCGAGAGGGATCCGGCGGGAACGAGTACGTCAGCCCCAGGGCGAACCAGTTGCCCCCCGCGTTGTAGGACGCCAGACCCTTGTTCTTCTCCGCGTAGGGGCTCTGCCCCCGGGCGAACGCCAGCCGGTATTCCGTGGTGAAGCCCCAGCGGGGCGTCAGGCGGAAGGTCGCCCCCACGGTGCCCACCCAGGGCTGCTGGATGAGCTCCTTCTGGCCCACGTCCTTGCCGTCGGCCTGGGAGAACACGAGCGAGGGGCCGCTCTGGATGCCGATGAAGGGCACCACCCCCTGGGGGGTGAGGACGTCCAGCAGGGTCTGGAAGCGCACGCCCACGAGCGCGCCATAGGTGTAGTTGGTGAGCGTCGGGGCGTTGGTCAGCTGGAGCCGCTCGCCGGTGGCGAACAGATCGATCCCCAGCTCCAGGTACTCCATGATGGCGTAGCCGAACGAGCCCGCGAAGAAGGGCCCGCCCGGGGACGAGCGCGCGCAGTTCTGGGCACAGGCGTAGGCGGGCAGCGCGTAGAAGCTGTTGTAGAAGGTGTTGTTGGACGTCAGCCGCCAGCCGGCCTGGACGGAGATGCGCCCCACGCCCTCCAGGGGGACCGAGCCGGAGTCATCCTCCTCCTGGGCGGACGCCACCGGAGCGGCCAGCAAGAGGGCCAACAGGGCGAGACGGCGCGACATCGTTCAGGATTCCTTCAGGCGCAAGGCGACTTCGAGGAACGTGGTGCGGCGGCGCGACAGGGCGGCGAGCAGGCACCACACCACGCCCCGCGAGCCGAACTCCCGACGGATGAGGCCCAGGTGATCCAGCACGTCCCTCAGGGTGATGACACCGAGCATCCCGCGTCTCCTCACGCCCCGGTGCTACAGGGGCGTGGCACACCGTAGCAGCGGGATCCCGAGCGTCAACTTTCCGACCGTCAGAGCCGCGTCCCCACGGGCCGGAGCGCGCGCCGCTCCAGCTCCAGGAGCGGCACCTCCAGCACCACCACCACCCCATGCAGGCACGGCGCGTGGAAGTCCGCCGCGTCCAGCTCCCCCAGGAGCGCCCGGAGCTTGCCCCCGGACAGCTGTCCCTCGGCGTGGCGCGCGGCATGACAGGCCAGCACCCGCAGGGGCTCGGCGAGCGCCACGGCATCCAGCGCCGAGCCCGGCGGCGGCAGCGCGCGCGCCAGGGCCTCGAGCAGCGCCTTGGCCTCCGCGCCCACCAGGGCCGGGGGCACGGCCTTGAGCGCGAGCGTGGTGCCCCCAAAGGGCTCCACCTCCAGCCCGAGCCGGGCGAGCGCCTCCTGCCCCTCCACCAGCGCGCGGGCCTGGGACACCGTCAGCTCCACGGTGGCGCCAAACAGCGTGGGCACGGGGGGCTCCTCGCGCTTGAGCGCCTTGAGGAAGTCCACGAGCCGCGCCCGCTCCAGCGCCGCGTGCGCGTCCAGCACCACCAGCGTGCCGCCGGGGCCCTCGCACACGTGGAAGCGCTCGCCGAGCAGCCCCAGGGGCTTGAGCGCGCCGAAGTAGCCCGGGGGCGGGGCCTCGTTGAGCTGGGGCTGGGCCTGGCCGAAGGCGGGCGCGCGTCCGGGCAGGGCCACCGCCGGATCCTGGGAGGCGAAGAGCGACTCGGTCGAGCGCGGCGGGAGCGCGGCGTCCTGGGTGCCGGGCAGCGTGGGCAGCGGCGCGCCCCAGGCGGCGTCCTGGGCCCGGGTGAGGAAGCGCTCCACCGCCATGGCGTAGTGCGCGGCCTGCCGGGGCTGCTCCGCCGCGCCCTCCGCCGTCGGCGGCCCGAGCCAGGGCGCCGCCCGGAGCGCCCGGGAGATGGCCGCGTTGAGCGTGTCCCCCACCCCCTTGGCGTCCGCGAAGCGCACCTCCTGCTTCTGCGGATGCACGTTCACGTCCACCGCCCGGGGGTCCATGTCGATGAACAGCACCACCACCGGCTGGCGCCCCGCGGCGAGGAACTCCTGGAAGGCGCGCTGGATGGCGCTGTTGAGCCCCCGGTCGCGGATGTAGCGGCGGTTGACGAAGGTGTAGATGCCCCGGGCGTTGGGCAGCGTGTACTCGGGCGAGGCGATGTAGCCCGTGACGTTCACCCCCAGGCGCCGCTCCTCCACCGCCACCAGGTGCGGGTGCACCCCGGGCCCCAGCGCCGCGGCGATGCGCTCGCGCGGGTCCGCCCCCGCCGAGGGGCTGGTGAAGAGCGCCTGGCCCCCGTGCTCCACGAAGAACGCCACGTCCGGGTGCGCGAGCGCCAGCCGGATGACGGCCTCCTCGGCGTGCTGCAGCTCCGTGGACTCGCGCCGCATGAACTTGCGCCGCGCCGGGGTGTTGTAGAACAGGTCCTCCACCTGGATGACCGTGCCCACCCGCGGCGGCGCCTCCTCCACCAGCGGCTCGCCGCCCCCCTCCACCAGGATGCGCGTGCCCACGTAGGACTCGCGCTCGGCCGTGGTGAGCGTGAAGCGCGACACGGAGGCGATGGCCGGCAGCGCCTCGCCCCGGAAGCCCTTGGTATTCAAGGTGAAGAGGTCGTCCAGCTCGCGCAGCTTGCTCGTGGCGTGGCGCTCCAGGCACAGCCGCGCGTCCTCGGGGTTCATCCCCTGTCCGTCATCCGAGACGGTGATGCGCCCGAGGCCCCCCCGCTCCAGGGACACCCGGATGGTGCGCGAGCCCGCGTCGATGGAGTTCTCCACCAACTCCTTCACGACCGAGGCGGGGCGCTCCACCACCTCGCCCGCGGCGATCTTGTTGATGAGGACGTCACTGAGCCGGGCGATACGTGCCATGGGAGGTCATATCCTGCGCGGGACCCGGCACGTTGGCCAGTAAACCCGACGCATCGCGGCTGACAAGCGCCGGGCGGATGCGCTATCACGCCCACTCCCCTATGGAAGCCACTCAAGCGAGCAAGGGCGGCCTGCGCGTCGCGGTGACGGGGGCGGCCGGCGAGCTGGGCCAGCTGCTGCTGCCGCTGCTGGAGCAGGACGCGGACGTGGAGAGCATCCTGGTGCTGGACGTGGCCAAGCCCGCCGGCGACAAGGTGGAGTTCCACCGCGTGGACCTCACGCGCCACGACGCCGAGGGCGAGCTGAGCGAGGCGCTCGCCGAGCACCCCGTGGACGTCTTCTACCACCTGGCCTTCCTCCACGGCCCCGTGCGCGACGGCTCGCTCGCCCACGAGCTGGAGGTCATCGGCACCATGCACGTGCTGAGCGCTGTCGGCCGCGCCCGGGTGCCCCGCCTCATCGTGCCCTCGCTCACCGCGCTCTATGGCGCGCGCGGCGAGCACCCCGCCCTGCTCTCCGAGGAGACGCCGCTCGCGGGCTGCCCCGGCAGCCGCTACATCTCCGACAAGGTCGAGGTGGAGCGGCAGGTGCGCGCCTTTCGCGAGCGCCACCCGGAGACGCGCGTCATCGTCCTGCGCTTCGCGCCCCTGTTCGGCCCGCGCATGGACAACCCCGCCACGCGCCTGCTGGCCTTTGGCGTGGTGCCCACCCTGTTCGGCTACGATCCGCTCTGGCAGGCCCTGCACGAGGAGGACGCCGCGCGCGCCCTCATCCAGGCCCTGAGCGCCAACGCCGAGGGCGAGTTCAACATCGTCGGCCGGGGCGTGCTGCCCCTCTCCGCGCTCATCCGCCAGGCCGGCGGCCAGCCCCTGCCCCTGCCGGGCCCCCTGCTCCGGGCCGCGCTCCAGACGATGATCACCTTGGGAGGGCCGGGCTTCCCCGTGGCCCTGCTCGACTACATGCACTACGGCTGGGTGGCCAACGGCGAGCGCGCGGAAGAAGAGCTCGGCTTCATTCCCATGTTCCACGCCCGGGATGCCGTGGCGGCGATGCGGAGGAGTTGATCATGGCCAAGGGTGTGCTCGGAAATGATCCCTTCCAGCGAGGCGCCGCCGCCCGCTCCCCGGAGTCCGCGACCGACAAGGCCTCGGGGAAAGCCCCGGTGAAGAAGAAGGACGCCGGCAAGAAGGCCGCCCCACCCCCGGCCCGGTCCGAGCCCCCCGCGAAGAAGACGCCCCCGAAGGCCGCCGCTCCGAAGCCCGAGCCGAAGGCCAGGGCCGCGCCCCCGAAGCCCGAGCCGAAGACCAAGGCCGCCGCGAAGTCCGCGAAGCCCCCCCCGCGCGACCGGAAGTCCACGCCGCCGCCGCCCGCCGCGGTGCTCGCCGCGAGCGCCGAGATGGGCATTCCCGCCCCGGCCGCCGAGCCCGTCGTCACGCCCGTCCCGGCGCCCCAGGCGGGAGAAGCCCCCGCCCCCGTCGTCGAGTCCCCCGCCGCCGAGGCCGTGGCGGTCGCCGAGGCCGTGGCGGAACAGGCCTCCCTGCTGGAAGAGGCCACCCAGGCCGGCGTGGCGGACGAGGCCCTGCGGGAGCTCGAGGAGACGTTGGGCGAGCCCATCGCCGTCCCGGGGAGCGTGGACGTGCCGGGCTTCGAGGCGCCGCCCGAGCCCACGCCCACGCACAGCGCCTCGGACATCTTCTTCACCTCGGACTCGCCCGGGGCCGAGCCCGCGCGCGTGGGGGACCAGATGTCGGGCCTCCTGTCGCTCGCGCGGGACGTGGCGTTCCAGACCTTCACGAGCGAGCGGCTGAGCCGCACGGTGGGCTCGGCGCGAGGCTTGGTGGGCGCGACGCTCACGAGCCTGGGCCTGGGCACGGGCAGCACCGCCGTGGACGAGTACGGCAAGGACGCCACGCTGGCCAACGTGCTGCGGCCGGTGCTGGACTTCCTCTACGAGCGCTACTGGCGGGTGTCGGTCCAGGGCGCGAGCCACGTGCCCGCGGGCCCGGTGCTGCTGGTGGCCAACCACTCGGGGGCGCTGCCCTTCGACGGGCCCATGCTCCAGCAGGCGCTCTCGCGCGAGCGGCCGGACCTCCAGGAGGCGCGCTGGCTCGCCGAGGACCAGGTGTTCCACGCGCCCATGATGGGCACGCTGATGAACCGGCTGGGCGCGGTGCGGGCCTGCCCGGAGAACGCGCTGCGGCTGCTCGACGAATTGCGCCCGGTCATCGTCTTCCCCGAGGGCAGCCAGGGCATGGGCAAGCCCTTCGCCCAGCGCTACCAGCTCAAGCGCTTTGGCCGAGGCGGCTTCGTGAAGCTCGCCCTGCGCACGGGGGCGCCCATCGTGCCGGTGGCCATCGTCGGCGCCGAGGAGACGACACCGCTACTGGGCCGCATCCCGGCGGGCTTCCTGGGCCTGCCCTACCTGCCGGTGACGTCGCCGCCCCTGCCCGTGCGCTGGATGCTGCGCTTCGGCGAGCCCATCGGCATGGGCGAGTTGCCCCCCGAGGCCGCCGAAGACATGTCCCAGGTGCAGCGGCTCACCGAGCGCACCCGCGAGTCCATCCAGGGCATGCTCCAGGCCCTGCTCAAGGAGCGCCGCTCCGTCTTCGCGGGGTAACACCCCTCCAGGCTCGAGTTGTACCCGAACCCGGATGGCCAGTTCGCGGCTCAATCCCGCCGACCCCCTCGCCCCTCGGAACGGACCCGCAGATGAGAAAAGGGCCCGGAATCGAGCGATTCCGGGCCCTTCGTCCTTCTCCCTATCCGCTCAGCGGCACGTGCGATCGAGGAGGTGCCCCACGTACGTTCCCGTGTTCACGCTGCTCACCATCAGCCCGTGGAGCGACTGGCCCGCGGCGCACTGCAGAGCGAATTCGGGACTGAGTGGCTGAGCGCATTGAACGTCCTTTCCCTCCAGTTGCCCTCGCTCTCGAACCACGCCCGTGCCGGGTTCTCTGCACCAAATCCTGAGCTTCGAGAGGCCGGTCGCGCTGCACCAACTGGCGTTTGGCGTGGAGGTGGACCAGCCATTGCTCGCACTCACCCGGTAGAGCACCTCTCCGGGATTGCAGCTCAAGGAGAACGGCTCGCCGCCCGTTCCCCCGAGCGGGCCCACGTCACGCACAGGTCCCACGGCCATGTCCTCCTGCCTGCGCGCGCACTGGATGCCCAGCGAATCCACCCAGGCGAAGCTCTTCCCATAGACTCCGACCATCACTTCGTCCGCTCCACACTCAAGGGGGCTGACCGGGACACACTGGTTGGCCGCGTTCAGCGCGAAGCCCGTCGCGCAGGGCGGCGGGCCACAGGCCCCCCCCGAGCACTCCTCGCACGCGCCGGTCTGGGCCACCGCGAGCGGCATGGATTGAAGCGCACGGACGCCCGAGAGCTGAGGGGATGCTCCGGGTTCCAGCGGGAAGCGGAGCTTCGTCTGGGACACGTCCTTGGGCAACCAGACATGCCAGGGCTTCGTGGCCCTGGGGTGACCCACGCCAGGCACTCCGTCCAGCCGCACCAGAGCTCCCAGATCGCCCGCTGGCTGACTCAGGGTGACCTCGAGCTCGACGTTGCCACACGCGTTCTGGACGTCCTGGGCCCGGAGTCTCGCCACCTCGCCGCACTCCGCCTCCATGGCGGTTTGCTTGGGTTCATCCCAGAGGTCTCCCTTCTGGCGCATGAAGAAGCGGGAGAAGAGCCCACAGTCCCGCGTGAGGAACATTCGCTGCTGACTCGAGACGATCCACTGGTTGGAGTCGTCCAGTGAGCCGATGTAGCCCAGGAGGAACTGGCCCTGCGGCAGATAGCGCGCCAGCTGTATGTCAGGCTCGGGATGAGCCCAACCCACCGCACCCAACACGGGCTTCCACGTCTTGTTGTCCAGGAATGA includes:
- the mutL gene encoding DNA mismatch repair endonuclease MutL, which gives rise to MARIARLSDVLINKIAAGEVVERPASVVKELVENSIDAGSRTIRVSLERGGLGRITVSDDGQGMNPEDARLCLERHATSKLRELDDLFTLNTKGFRGEALPAIASVSRFTLTTAERESYVGTRILVEGGGEPLVEEAPPRVGTVIQVEDLFYNTPARRKFMRRESTELQHAEEAVIRLALAHPDVAFFVEHGGQALFTSPSAGADPRERIAAALGPGVHPHLVAVEERRLGVNVTGYIASPEYTLPNARGIYTFVNRRYIRDRGLNSAIQRAFQEFLAAGRQPVVVLFIDMDPRAVDVNVHPQKQEVRFADAKGVGDTLNAAISRALRAAPWLGPPTAEGAAEQPRQAAHYAMAVERFLTRAQDAAWGAPLPTLPGTQDAALPPRSTESLFASQDPAVALPGRAPAFGQAQPQLNEAPPPGYFGALKPLGLLGERFHVCEGPGGTLVVLDAHAALERARLVDFLKALKREEPPVPTLFGATVELTVSQARALVEGQEALARLGLEVEPFGGTTLALKAVPPALVGAEAKALLEALARALPPPGSALDAVALAEPLRVLACHAARHAEGQLSGGKLRALLGELDAADFHAPCLHGVVVVLEVPLLELERRALRPVGTRL
- a CDS encoding FHA domain-containing protein, with product MLSIQELRALGASLTPGAFRRQLGPFVLVQRPPGRPASAVLEPTRVASADAIEKGMLTLLFEFEDLLVTTLPPLARAEELGVGRLPDCDVFIDDASVSKRHAVLRWSDTPARCTVRDLGSTNGTFLNAHSLATREAVLKDGDILSFGNVQFWFLMTDTLHARLRSPRR
- a CDS encoding NAD-dependent epimerase/dehydratase family protein; amino-acid sequence: MEATQASKGGLRVAVTGAAGELGQLLLPLLEQDADVESILVLDVAKPAGDKVEFHRVDLTRHDAEGELSEALAEHPVDVFYHLAFLHGPVRDGSLAHELEVIGTMHVLSAVGRARVPRLIVPSLTALYGARGEHPALLSEETPLAGCPGSRYISDKVEVERQVRAFRERHPETRVIVLRFAPLFGPRMDNPATRLLAFGVVPTLFGYDPLWQALHEEDAARALIQALSANAEGEFNIVGRGVLPLSALIRQAGGQPLPLPGPLLRAALQTMITLGGPGFPVALLDYMHYGWVANGERAEEELGFIPMFHARDAVAAMRRS
- a CDS encoding tetratricopeptide repeat protein, whose translation is MAAGDMKSDHDSKELSEIRKEVIEARNLVIKTDNLLKNLHAEVKAIGKRHEDLQKRQWISSGVAYVLFAALCIGGAVLVGSARSSNTTAERERLEKTVAELSGQLEKQRADQTAVQTSQRSANEVYRLMTNLPGDERLKGVDELVKLDTSRLTPLERAALNDKAAALRREIGDSAFERGKAAFRRNEMKTTIEEISRFVAMNPPPEQLLDASFFLGVAYNNERKHEQAVPLLARFVEGDRKSKTRDYAMLLLSQSYQETNQLDKALSTVQEALNTYPNSEFAPAMRSRQSSVRRQRSGATEAAAAPAAPKPALVPVPVPAPAPAQ
- a CDS encoding 1-acyl-sn-glycerol-3-phosphate acyltransferase, which translates into the protein MAKGVLGNDPFQRGAAARSPESATDKASGKAPVKKKDAGKKAAPPPARSEPPAKKTPPKAAAPKPEPKARAAPPKPEPKTKAAAKSAKPPPRDRKSTPPPPAAVLAASAEMGIPAPAAEPVVTPVPAPQAGEAPAPVVESPAAEAVAVAEAVAEQASLLEEATQAGVADEALRELEETLGEPIAVPGSVDVPGFEAPPEPTPTHSASDIFFTSDSPGAEPARVGDQMSGLLSLARDVAFQTFTSERLSRTVGSARGLVGATLTSLGLGTGSTAVDEYGKDATLANVLRPVLDFLYERYWRVSVQGASHVPAGPVLLVANHSGALPFDGPMLQQALSRERPDLQEARWLAEDQVFHAPMMGTLMNRLGAVRACPENALRLLDELRPVIVFPEGSQGMGKPFAQRYQLKRFGRGGFVKLALRTGAPIVPVAIVGAEETTPLLGRIPAGFLGLPYLPVTSPPLPVRWMLRFGEPIGMGELPPEAAEDMSQVQRLTERTRESIQGMLQALLKERRSVFAG